In one Choloepus didactylus isolate mChoDid1 chromosome 1, mChoDid1.pri, whole genome shotgun sequence genomic region, the following are encoded:
- the LRRC3B gene encoding leucine-rich repeat-containing protein 3B, translated as MNLVDLWLTRSLSMCLLLQSFVLMILCFHSASMCPKGCLCSSSGGLNVTCSNANLKEIPRDLPPETVLLYLDSNQITSIPNEIFKDLHQLRVLNLSKNGIEFIDEHAFKGVAETLQTLDLSDNRIQSVHKNAFNNLKARARIANNPWHCDCTLQQVLRSMASNHETAHNIICKTSVLDEHAGRPFLNAANDADLCNLPKKTTDYAMLVTMFGWFTMVISYVVYYVRQNQEDARRHLEYLKSLPSRQKKADEPDDISTVV; from the coding sequence ATGAATCTGGTAGACCTGTGGTTAACTCGTTCCCTCTCCATGTGTCTCCTCCTACAAAGTTTTGTTTTGATGATACTGTGCTTTCACTCTGCCAGCATGTGTCCCAAGGGCTGTCTTTGTTCTTCCTCTGGGGGTTTAAATGTCACCTGTAGCAATGCAAATCTCAAGGAAATACCTAGGGATCTTCCTCCTGAAACAGTCTTACTGTATCTGGACTCCAATCAGATCACTTCTATTCCCAATGAAATTTTTAAGGACCTCCATCAACTGAGAGTTCTCAACCTGTCCAAAAATGGCATTGAATTTATTGACGAGCATGCCTTCAAGGGAGTAGCTGAAACCTTGCAGACTCTGGACTTGTCCGACAACAGGATTCAAAGTGTGCACAAAAATGCCTTCAATAACCTGAAGGCCAGGGCCAGAATTGCCAACAATCCCTGGCACTGTGACTGTACTCTACAGCAAGTTCTGAGGAGCATGGCGTCCAATCACGAGACAGCCCACAACATCATCTGTAAGACCTCCGTGTTGGATGAACATGCCGGGAGACCCTTCCTCAATGCTGCCAATGACGCCGACCTTTGTAACCTCCCTAAAAAAACTACCGATTATGCTATGTTGGTCACCATGTTTGGCTGGTTCACCATGGTGATCTCGTATGTGGTATATTATGTGAGGCAAAATCAGGAGGACGCCCGGAGACACCTTGAATACTTGAAATCCCTGCCaagcaggcaaaagaaagcagatgaacCTGATGACATTAGCACTGTGGTATAG